CTCGTCACCAATCGCCATCACGCCCGCCACCGGTTCCCGTTCACCCCTCAGATCCAGAATGTCACCGGTCCGGTAGCGCGGATGAACCCCATGGAACTCCTCCAGGATCACCTTGACGAGGGCCGCAGAGGTCTGGCTTTTGGAACTCAGGTAGACCAACCGCCCGTCCAGTTCCCCGGGCAGAACGTCCGCAAAGAGGAACACGCTGCCGACGGGCCCCGTCGAACTGATGGAAAGGCCCGGCAGGACCTTGTAGAACTCTGGACGAACGGCGTATTCGTGGGAGGAAACGAAAGCGACGTCCAATTGCCCACCACTCAGCAGACGATTGAGCGTCGCAGGCGCCGCCTCCGTGATGAGCCACTCGGGCCGGTGGACGGTCCGCTGCCAGACATCGTAGATGGGAGCCGTATTGATGAAGTTGACCATCCCGATCCTGGCTTCCACTCTTTCAGTCATGGTACTCGCACCCGTTGATGATCCTCCCGCAGCCGGGGCTCGGCAAGCTGTTGAAGAACAGCCGGCTGCGCCTGTCCGATGTCGCGTAGTTCAGGGAGCGCCTGCAGCGGCCGCTGCACCGCCCGCAGCCGGCAAGGCCCCCATCCTCCGGAGGGCGCGGTCGTGCGCGCCGGAAAGCCCTGCCAGGGCCGCCAGAGCACCCAGCAAGGCCAGAAACATATCCCACTGGGTATCCCACACGTCTCCCTGCGTTCCCAAAAACGCCTCTGCACCCTGACCGAACGCCAACGCGGCCCACCACTCCAGAAGCTCATAGAAGGCGCTGAACGCGAGGCAGACACACCATGTCAAAAAAAACAGCCATTTCCCGGGCCTCAATGGCGAGCGGCGAAGGAGGACCTCCCGCGTCAGGATGGCCGGGATGAATCCCTGGGCAAAGTGCCCCAGCCGATCGTAATGATTGCGGCTCAATTCCAAAAGGTCCTGGACCCAGAACCCCAATGGAACCCTCGCATACGTATAATGGCCGCCGAGAATCAGTATCAGCGCATGCAGCGTCAACAGGCGGTAGACAAACGTACTCAACCTGAACGAATCATAGGTGGCGATCAGAATCGCCCCGCCGAGAAGGACCGGGAGCACCTCGAGGATCCAGGTCCCCCAGTCAAATGGGCGAATACCCGAAACGATCAGCGCCCCGAGCGTGACCGCTGCGAGCACGAGCGGTTCACGGTTCGGCTGGCCCGCCCGCTCGTTCCGGGAGGCCGTTTTTCTTCTGCCGCGCGGATCCAAACCCATCGAAAGCCTCCAGCCACAAAACGCCCGGGGCTCCGAAGCCCGGCGCACATCACGCTCCATCCTAAAAAATCGGCCGCAAAAGAGCCCTCTGCCGCCGGCCGGTCCAATCACCCGCCCATCCCGCATCGGTTCGTCCGACCCGCTTTATAGCACAAGATCCTGAAAAGCGCTATCACCCAGAAAAGAATAAAAGCCCCCGCGGCCCGGATCGTTTCGACGGTTCCGCCGGCGTTTTCCCTTCACATTTCACGCAATCGTGCTATAAATAAGCCAGGTTTTGCCCGTAAACGACCCATGGGCGCACCCGCCGGAGCGGGCAGCAGGCCGGCGTGTGCAGTCGTGGCCTGTCTGTCCCGCGCACCCTCAGCCGGCTTCCTGCTGCCCGCGGCCACCTTCGGTCCGCGGGGACGAAGCGGCACCAGGCGGTGAAGCGGCTTTTCCGTTTCCGGTCCGGAAACTCTCCGGGATGCGTCATCTTTTGTTTCAGCGGGCCCCTCTCGGCGGGGTGCCCGCCCTGCAACGCCCACAGGATTTCAAAGGAGGGCGACCATGAACCGTCAGGAAATCGAAGAAGCCCTGTCCAACTGCGAGTTGTTCTGTGATCTCGCCGCGGAGGACATCCGTCAACTGGCGACCCTGTGCGAAGTCAAACCGTTCCGGGCAGGCGAGCCCGTCTTCCGGCAGGGCGACCTGGGTCAACACCTGTATATCGTGCTCGATGGCCATGTTCTGCTGCAGCGGTCGGTGGACCTCGGGCACCAGAAGGGCCATGTCGCCATCGGTCTTCTCGGCTCGGGCCGGGTCTTCGGCTGCTGGTCGACGCTGCTCGACCAGCCCCACAACCTCATGGCCAGCGCCGTCTGCCAGAAGCCGACCCGGGTCCTGGTTATGAACGGCAAAGACCTGCGCCGGATGATGGTCGACAAACGCGAACTCGGCTTCGACCTGCTCGAAAAGCTCTGCGTCATCCTCCGGGACAGGATCCGCTCGGCCTATGGCGCAATGGAAAAGATCTAAGGAGTCTCCACCCGGAAACGGTCTTTTGTGCCAATCCCGGTGTCGATCTGCCCGTTTGCTTTTGCGGGGAGATGCACTACAGGTTGCCTCCCCGCAAAAGCTTGCTTTCCTCGATGCTGGAAAAACCGGGACCTGCCGCGAAGCGCCCGGACTTGGCACTCCCATGGTGTGAAGAGACCGCGAACCGGCCCGCAGGAGCGGGACTGGGCACGCGAAGCGTGTGAAGATACCGGGACCCGCCCCGCAGAGATGGGACTGAGCACGCGAAGCGTGTGAAGAGAAATTCCTCATTCCCCGATTGGAGACGGCTTTATACCGGAAAATCCATTCCGAAGGACACGCAATCCCAGGCGCCCTTCGCCGCACTCAAGAGGCAGATCCATGGCTGATACGATCGAGGCCGAGGAAAGGGAGATGGTCGAGGACATCACCTCCTTCCTCGCTGGGTATTCCAAAGAACGCCGGCATCTCATTCCACTGCTCCAAACGATCCAGCAGCGCCACAAGTACCTCTCAGAGGACGCGATCCGGCTCGTGGCCGGGCACCTGGAGCTTTCCCCCTGCGAGGTTTACGGGGTGGCGACCTTCTACAACCAGTTCCGGTTCAATCCGCCGGGCCGGAACCAGATCAAAGTGTGCCTTGGAACCGCCTGCCACGTGAAGGGCGGGGATATCATCCTCGAGAACTTCGAACGTAAACTGGGCATCAAGGACGGTGAAACAACCCTCGACCGGGAGTTCAGCATCGAGCGGGTCGCCTGCGTCGGGTGCTGTGCACTGGCCCCGGTGGCGCTCGTCAACGAGACCGTCCACGGTCATGTGGCCCCGAGCAAGGTGGAGGGGTTGGTCCTGGGATTCCAGTTGGCCAAGGAAAAGGCAGAACGCGAGCGACGAAAGGAAGCATCGGGTGAGCGACAGGGAACAGATTGATACGCTTTTCACGGCCATGCGGGAAAAAGCCGAGGCGCAGATCGCAGCGGAGTCCGAAACCGCCCTTCCCACGATCGTGATCGGCATGGCGACCTGCGGTCTGGCGGCCGGCGCCCTCGAAACCAAAAAGGGATTCGAAGAGACGCTCCAGGAACGGGGCATCGAGGCCCGCATCAAGAGCGTCGGCTGCATCGGCCACTGCTATGCCGAACCGGTCGTCATCGTGCACAACCCGGGCTTTCCCCCGATCCTCTACCACCAGGTCACGCCGGGCAAGGCCCGGATGCTCGTGAGATCCTTCCTCGAGGACGGCGACCCGCTCTTCGAGTACATGCTCGGGGCCATGGAAGCCAATGACATGATCCCGGCGGTGGGCGACTTCCCGCGCTTCAACCGGGAGGAGCGCGTCGTCCTGGATCTGTGCGGCGACATCGACCCGGAGCGCATCGAGGCCTACATCGCACGGGGCGGTTATGCAGCGCTTGCCAAGGCGCTGCAGGGCCAGCCGCAGGGGGTCGTCGCCGAAGTGAGCGATGCCGGCCTGCGGGGCCGCGGCGGCGCGGGCTTCCCCACGGGGCGGAAATGGGCCCTGGCCGCCGGGGCCGAAAGCGCGGGCAAAACGGTCATCTGCAACGCCGATGAGGGCGATCCCGGCGCCTACATGGACCGGACGATCCTCGAGAGCAACCCCCACCAGGTGCTCGAGGGGCTCGCCCTCTGCGCCTATGCGGTGGGGGCGAAGGAAGCGGTCGTCTACGTGCGCGCGGAATACCCGCTCGCGGTCAAGACCGTCACACGGGCGATCGAGCAGGCCGTCAGATGGCGCCTGCTCGGGAAGGACATCCTGGGGTCCGGCGTCGACCTGGACGTCTCGGTCTTTCAGGGCTCGGGGGCCTTCGTCTGCGGCGAGGAGACCGCCCTGATCCAATCGATCGAAGGCCGCCGCGGGATGCCGCAGCACCGTCCGCCCTACCCGGTCGAAAAGGGCCTGTGGGGGCTGCCGACCGTCATCAACAACGTGAAGACCCTCGCCTCCATTCCCCGGATCCTGCAGGGCGGTGCGGAGTGGTACCGCACCATCGGCACCGGGAAGAGCCCGGGCACGGCGATCTTCTCCGTCGTGGGGAACGTCACCCACCCGGGGCTCGTCGAGATCCCGATGGGGGTCACGCTCCGCTCCCTCATCTTCGAGGTCTGCGGGGGGATCCCGAAGAAAAAGCGCTTCAAGGCCGTGCAGATCGGCGGCCCGTCGGGCGGCTGCCTCCCGGCGGAGTTTCTGGACACGCCCATCGACTTCGATTCGCTCTCGCAGGCGGGGGCCATGATGGGCTCCGGGGGCATGGTGGTCATGGACGAAGACACCTGCATGGTCGACGTCGCCCGCTACTTCCTGGACTTCACCCAGAAGGAGTCCTGCGGCAAGTGCACCTTCTGCCGCATCGGGACACGCCATCTCCTGGACATCCTGGAGCGCATCACCAAAGGGGAGGCCCGCGAGGGCGACCTGGACCTGCTCGACGAGCTCAGCCGCGACATCCAGGGCGGCTCGCTCTGCGCCCTCGGCCGGACGGCCCCGAACCCGATCCTCACCTCCCTGCGGTATTTCAGGGAGGAGTACGAGGCGCACGTCTATGAAAAGCGCTGCCCGGCCATGGTCTGCCGGGCGTTGACCGCGTTCTACATCGATCTGGACAAATGCGCGCGCGGCTGCGACGCCTGCGTGGGCAGCTGCCCGGTGGAGGCGATCTTCACCACGCTGAACCGGAAAAAAGGCATCGATCAGAGCCTCTGCGTCAAATGCGGGGAATGCATGGTGGCCTGCCCGCCCGAGTACAGCGCGGTCTGCAAGGTCTCGCCGCCCGAAAAGGCCCCGATCATCGAGCGGCCGGCGAAGGCGGCGGAGGGCTGATTGTTCTACAGTTGACGCAGTCAGCACATCGAAAAGCGGCCGCTCCCAGACCGGCCGGGGCAGCACAAAGCCGAACTCCGGCATCGTTTCCGGGGCCCCGAGCTGCGGAGCGCCGCGCCTGCAGCGCCTGAACGGGCCCGCCGTTTTTTTTGCCGGGCTTCTTTACGAGCCCGTTCTCCAATCGGCCGGCCGCCCGCTCCGCCGCGCCGACACAGCGCAGGAAGCATGACGCAAAGCAGGATATTTACCGCTTTGGAGCCGACTCCGAGGCGCCTCGCCAGGAAAACGGACCGCACCCGTTCAGGCGGTCTCCGAAAGGACTAAAACAGGCTGCAACCATGGTGACGATCATTGTAGACGATACGGAAATCCAGGCTGAAGAGGGCGCCAACCTTCTCGAGGCCTGCCTCGACAACGGGGTCTTCATCCCGAACCTCTGCCACATCCCGGGGCATAGCCGGCCCCGGGCCTCGTGCCGGATGTGCTTCGTGGAGATCGAGGGCATGGGGCGCCCGGTCACATCCTGCACAGAAACCGTGCGCGACGGCATGCGGGTCCGGACCGGCACCGAGCGCGTCCGTCGTCTGCAGCGGGCCGGGCTGCAGTTCCTGCTCTCGGTCC
This genomic stretch from Desulfatiglans anilini DSM 4660 harbors:
- a CDS encoding menaquinone biosynthetic enzyme MqnA/MqnD family protein, giving the protein MTERVEARIGMVNFINTAPIYDVWQRTVHRPEWLITEAAPATLNRLLSGGQLDVAFVSSHEYAVRPEFYKVLPGLSISSTGPVGSVFLFADVLPGELDGRLVYLSSKSQTSAALVKVILEEFHGVHPRYRTGDILDLRGEREPVAGVMAIGDEALQLAEGGTSGVRIDLGEEWYRRTGLPFVFALWVVRESFSAEHPECVSEIRSELMRCAAKGREELEEISRRVAPRIPMSSAACRRYLQKIEYDLEEEKRRALDLFFHYLIERGEGRPEALPVKYFEVD
- a CDS encoding DUF2238 domain-containing protein, whose translation is MGLDPRGRRKTASRNERAGQPNREPLVLAAVTLGALIVSGIRPFDWGTWILEVLPVLLGGAILIATYDSFRLSTFVYRLLTLHALILILGGHYTYARVPLGFWVQDLLELSRNHYDRLGHFAQGFIPAILTREVLLRRSPLRPGKWLFFLTWCVCLAFSAFYELLEWWAALAFGQGAEAFLGTQGDVWDTQWDMFLALLGALAALAGLSGAHDRALRRMGALPAAGGAAAAAGAP
- a CDS encoding Crp/Fnr family transcriptional regulator: MNRQEIEEALSNCELFCDLAAEDIRQLATLCEVKPFRAGEPVFRQGDLGQHLYIVLDGHVLLQRSVDLGHQKGHVAIGLLGSGRVFGCWSTLLDQPHNLMASAVCQKPTRVLVMNGKDLRRMMVDKRELGFDLLEKLCVILRDRIRSAYGAMEKI
- the nuoE gene encoding NADH-quinone oxidoreductase subunit NuoE, which gives rise to MADTIEAEEREMVEDITSFLAGYSKERRHLIPLLQTIQQRHKYLSEDAIRLVAGHLELSPCEVYGVATFYNQFRFNPPGRNQIKVCLGTACHVKGGDIILENFERKLGIKDGETTLDREFSIERVACVGCCALAPVALVNETVHGHVAPSKVEGLVLGFQLAKEKAERERRKEASGERQGTD
- a CDS encoding NADH-ubiquinone oxidoreductase-F iron-sulfur binding region domain-containing protein is translated as MREKAEAQIAAESETALPTIVIGMATCGLAAGALETKKGFEETLQERGIEARIKSVGCIGHCYAEPVVIVHNPGFPPILYHQVTPGKARMLVRSFLEDGDPLFEYMLGAMEANDMIPAVGDFPRFNREERVVLDLCGDIDPERIEAYIARGGYAALAKALQGQPQGVVAEVSDAGLRGRGGAGFPTGRKWALAAGAESAGKTVICNADEGDPGAYMDRTILESNPHQVLEGLALCAYAVGAKEAVVYVRAEYPLAVKTVTRAIEQAVRWRLLGKDILGSGVDLDVSVFQGSGAFVCGEETALIQSIEGRRGMPQHRPPYPVEKGLWGLPTVINNVKTLASIPRILQGGAEWYRTIGTGKSPGTAIFSVVGNVTHPGLVEIPMGVTLRSLIFEVCGGIPKKKRFKAVQIGGPSGGCLPAEFLDTPIDFDSLSQAGAMMGSGGMVVMDEDTCMVDVARYFLDFTQKESCGKCTFCRIGTRHLLDILERITKGEAREGDLDLLDELSRDIQGGSLCALGRTAPNPILTSLRYFREEYEAHVYEKRCPAMVCRALTAFYIDLDKCARGCDACVGSCPVEAIFTTLNRKKGIDQSLCVKCGECMVACPPEYSAVCKVSPPEKAPIIERPAKAAEG